Proteins encoded within one genomic window of bacterium:
- a CDS encoding ABC transporter permease has product MTRLWDLVRNTFRETIRDRVLYVILVFAFVMIGASTLFGTLTVGQDRKIILDLGLAAIELFGVAIAVFVGTNLLFKEIDKRTVYVVLTKPIPRSVFLLGKFFGLALTLGLLLVLMGGAYLALASVKGAYSPALLGAIALIGLQLLVVVALTLFFSTFASPIMSMVFTTCLYFIGHNTEALRALAQKASPLQKAAVEALYYVLPNLSTFDAKNMVVYGDAVSAGRWLWAIGYAAAYVCALLATASALFERKEF; this is encoded by the coding sequence ATGACCCGCCTCTGGGATCTTGTTCGCAACACCTTTCGTGAAACGATTCGCGACCGGGTTCTCTACGTCATCCTGGTCTTCGCCTTCGTGATGATCGGGGCGAGCACCCTCTTCGGGACGCTCACCGTCGGTCAGGACCGCAAGATTATCCTGGACCTGGGCCTTGCCGCCATCGAGTTGTTCGGCGTGGCGATCGCCGTGTTCGTCGGGACGAATTTGCTCTTCAAGGAGATTGATAAGCGCACCGTCTACGTGGTGTTGACCAAGCCCATCCCGCGTTCGGTCTTCCTGCTGGGCAAGTTCTTCGGGCTCGCGCTGACCCTCGGGTTGCTGCTCGTGCTGATGGGGGGCGCTTATCTCGCCCTGGCGTCCGTGAAGGGAGCCTATTCGCCGGCGTTGCTCGGGGCGATCGCCCTGATCGGTTTGCAGCTGCTGGTGGTGGTGGCGCTGACGCTCTTCTTCTCGACCTTCGCTTCGCCGATCATGAGCATGGTCTTCACCACTTGCCTTTACTTCATCGGTCACAACACGGAGGCCCTGCGGGCCCTCGCGCAGAAGGCCAGCCCTCTCCAGAAGGCGGCTGTCGAGGCGCTTTACTACGTGCTGCCGAACTTGAGTACGTTCGACGCCAAGAACATGGTGGTGTACGGAGACGCGGTCTCTGCCGGGCGCTGGCTGTGGGCGATCGGGTATGCCGCCGCCTACGTCTGCGCACTGCTTGCGACCGCCTCGGCGCTCTTCGAACGCAAGGAGTTCTAG
- a CDS encoding prepilin peptidase, with the protein MTMDQVHLPLAFVAIAACVFGCLIGSFLNVVIYRLPNEESIVWPGSHCPKCETSLHWYENIPLLSYAVLEGKCRTCKQPISWRYPLVEATTGLLWLALMLREGPTPRFFAEAILASVLVAIFWIDVDTMLILDVMTWPGIALGLVYAALIAQALPLHLAAAVGGYAFFLTIELVSRWVFKVDGMGRGDAKLAAMMGAWLGPSGLAVALMIAFALGSVIGLVLKARAGGESKPFPFGPALVLGTFASMFAGSAIWTWYVGLLMG; encoded by the coding sequence ATGACGATGGATCAAGTACACCTCCCTTTGGCGTTCGTCGCGATCGCGGCGTGCGTCTTTGGTTGTTTGATCGGGAGCTTCCTCAACGTCGTCATCTACCGCCTTCCCAACGAGGAATCCATCGTCTGGCCCGGCTCCCACTGTCCCAAGTGCGAGACCTCTCTCCACTGGTACGAGAACATCCCGCTCCTGAGCTACGCCGTGCTCGAGGGCAAGTGCCGGACCTGCAAGCAGCCCATCTCCTGGCGTTACCCGCTGGTCGAGGCGACGACCGGCCTGCTCTGGCTCGCCCTCATGCTCCGCGAGGGGCCGACTCCGCGCTTCTTCGCCGAGGCGATCCTGGCGTCGGTGCTGGTGGCCATCTTCTGGATCGACGTGGACACCATGCTGATCCTCGACGTCATGACCTGGCCGGGCATCGCCCTGGGCCTCGTCTACGCCGCCCTGATCGCCCAGGCTCTCCCCTTGCACCTGGCGGCGGCCGTAGGAGGGTATGCTTTCTTCCTGACCATCGAGCTGGTCTCTCGGTGGGTTTTCAAGGTTGACGGGATGGGGCGCGGGGACGCCAAGCTCGCGGCCATGATGGGCGCCTGGCTCGGGCCTTCCGGTCTCGCCGTCGCCCTGATGATCGCCTTTGCTTTGGGCTCGGTCATCGGGCTGGTGCTCAAGGCCCGCGCCGGGGGTGAGAGCAAGCCCTTCCCCTTCGGCCCCGCCCTGGTCCTGGGGACCTTCGCCAGCATGTTCGCTGGTTCGGCCATCTGGACCTGGTACGTCGGGCTGCTGATGGGTTAG
- the pilM gene encoding type IV pilus assembly protein PilM: MELTTLLERLKSGFKKKKCIGLDITADTIVVVELKRQRGAISLENIAIASTPLNAVQDGEIVDPGAVAEVIAVLLEENGIEAQEAVCAVAGQSTIIRPVRFPMMPESELKEVISIEAERYIPFAIDDVNVSFQSLNEVEEDGAPKQEVVLVAAQKTLVESYQQTVAEAGLELVCVDVASFAVMRAIANTEQLDDDQSVALVHIQGWTTDINIMVGGVPRFSRSIPIGFSYFLDTIINSLGLDEETARSVLDEIDVDPQGFEALAPQVEQATEIIRPALMELIGEIGRSMDFYLSQGTEPLTHVVLSGRGGNLRNLDRFLTNRLGMQTQLVDPFVTVEIDEGAFDPEVLQPQAPTLATAIGLAIRGVQGV; this comes from the coding sequence ATGGAACTGACGACGCTGCTCGAACGCCTGAAGTCGGGCTTCAAGAAAAAGAAGTGCATCGGCCTGGACATCACGGCCGACACCATCGTGGTGGTCGAACTCAAGCGGCAGCGCGGAGCGATCTCGCTCGAGAACATCGCCATCGCGAGCACCCCGCTCAATGCCGTCCAGGACGGCGAGATCGTGGACCCCGGCGCGGTTGCCGAGGTCATCGCCGTGCTGCTCGAGGAGAACGGCATCGAGGCCCAGGAGGCCGTCTGTGCGGTGGCCGGCCAGAGCACCATCATCCGCCCGGTGCGCTTCCCCATGATGCCCGAGAGCGAGCTCAAGGAAGTCATCAGCATCGAGGCCGAGCGCTACATCCCCTTCGCCATCGACGACGTGAACGTCTCGTTCCAATCCCTCAACGAGGTCGAGGAGGACGGCGCGCCCAAGCAAGAGGTCGTGCTCGTCGCGGCCCAGAAGACCTTGGTGGAGTCCTACCAGCAGACCGTCGCCGAGGCGGGCCTCGAGCTGGTGTGCGTGGACGTGGCCTCCTTCGCGGTGATGCGGGCGATCGCGAACACCGAGCAGCTGGATGACGACCAGAGCGTGGCGCTGGTGCACATCCAGGGGTGGACCACCGACATCAACATCATGGTGGGCGGGGTGCCGCGTTTCTCGCGCTCCATTCCCATCGGCTTCTCGTACTTCCTCGACACCATCATCAACTCGCTGGGCCTCGACGAGGAGACCGCACGCTCGGTCCTCGACGAGATCGACGTGGATCCGCAGGGCTTCGAGGCATTGGCCCCTCAGGTCGAGCAGGCCACCGAGATCATTCGCCCCGCCCTGATGGAGCTGATCGGCGAGATCGGCCGCTCGATGGACTTCTACCTTTCGCAGGGGACCGAGCCCCTCACGCACGTGGTGCTCAGCGGCAGGGGTGGCAACCTCCGCAACCTGGATCGCTTCCTCACCAATCGCCTCGGGATGCAGACGCAGCTGGTCGATCCCTTCGTCACCGTCGAGATCGATGAGGGGGCCTTCGATCCCGAGGTGTTGCAGCCGCAGGCACCGACGCTTGCGACGGCCATTGGGCTCGCGATCCGGGGGGTGCAGGGCGTATGA
- a CDS encoding PilN domain-containing protein, whose protein sequence is MKIININLLGDRPPSLLPSNLNIDPELLLRGIVGAIIALILPLIIGFSVDKLMLGPAVAENDRILRDLGTNKNTASVLRKEKERAEALEKDYESLLKLARQSATWKSVLEEVRDLTPTDAWLTRLSIDGGNKLKIEGKALDYRAIAFFYTNFQNANHFARPVLGSLQSESVGGQAVIRFNLDCDINDQGLGG, encoded by the coding sequence ATGAAGATTATCAATATCAACCTGCTGGGGGATCGGCCCCCGTCGCTGCTGCCTTCCAACCTCAACATCGACCCGGAGCTGCTCCTCAGGGGCATCGTCGGCGCGATCATCGCCCTCATCCTGCCGCTCATCATCGGTTTCTCGGTGGACAAGCTGATGCTCGGGCCCGCCGTTGCCGAGAACGACCGGATTCTGCGGGATCTCGGCACCAACAAGAATACGGCTTCGGTCCTGCGGAAGGAGAAGGAGAGGGCAGAGGCCCTCGAGAAGGATTACGAGAGCCTCTTGAAGCTCGCGCGTCAGAGCGCGACCTGGAAGAGCGTGCTCGAAGAGGTTCGAGACCTGACCCCCACCGATGCCTGGCTGACGCGTCTGTCCATCGACGGCGGCAACAAGCTGAAGATCGAGGGCAAGGCCCTCGACTACCGTGCGATCGCCTTTTTCTACACCAACTTCCAGAACGCCAACCACTTCGCCCGTCCGGTGCTGGGGAGCCTCCAGAGCGAGAGCGTGGGCGGCCAGGCGGTCATCCGCTTCAACCTGGATTGCGACATCAACGACCAGGGGCTGGGAGGATAG
- the pilO gene encoding type 4a pilus biogenesis protein PilO: MESITLFGRTIQLTPEVQSRGVIIGCVVLGLLMFNSSAWPKIQEYMAMRATLDESRTALDNAKALTQTGPQIKARLKRVEDNLAALHGRFPPRNQVLSIMILDLAKIFKDTHNELVSFQPREFTNLPQESLKDLGKISVEVTAKGTYPSVILLFDQLSRYERVLTIEAPTLTPGEADSLNSNLTVTFTLTTYALSQ, translated from the coding sequence GTGGAAAGTATTACTCTCTTCGGCCGTACCATCCAGCTGACCCCGGAAGTCCAGTCGCGGGGCGTCATCATCGGCTGCGTGGTCCTGGGCTTGCTGATGTTCAACAGCAGCGCCTGGCCCAAGATCCAGGAGTACATGGCGATGCGCGCGACGCTCGATGAGAGCCGCACGGCGCTCGATAACGCCAAGGCACTCACCCAGACAGGCCCCCAGATCAAGGCGCGTCTCAAGCGGGTCGAGGACAATCTGGCCGCGCTGCACGGCCGCTTCCCGCCGCGCAACCAGGTGCTCTCGATCATGATCCTGGACCTGGCCAAGATCTTCAAGGACACCCACAACGAGCTGGTGAGCTTTCAGCCGCGCGAGTTCACGAACCTTCCCCAGGAGTCCCTCAAGGACCTCGGCAAGATCAGTGTTGAGGTCACGGCCAAGGGCACCTATCCCTCGGTTATCCTGCTCTTCGATCAACTCAGCCGCTACGAGCGCGTGCTGACGATCGAGGCGCCCACCCTTACGCCGGGTGAGGCCGACTCGCTCAACAGCAACCTCACCGTGACCTTCACCCTCACGACCTATGCGCTCAGCCAGTAA
- a CDS encoding secretin and TonB N-terminal domain-containing protein, with protein MRPTKLKWKVARAALATSVALGAMGVNMGPSFAQIKDATGASAVTDRTATPERPKLITNPTLLTLNLANADVRALLDMMGKKGGMNLLIDDSVTGMVSLSLKAVPLDEALNLVLKMRGLSARRIGGSLLIASEESFRKKGFSGTQTALLRFDNAKVEDVEKIMKDALSDGAGGGQGGAPGQGMAVNTVNAKIIKDDRTNSLLITAPEDIIDRARALKALLDVPTPQVEIEVKVLELSDSASRKLGFNYGYGGGKFGLGYNNSNPDATAGGPGNQAGNPSTAADGISLTFSALGNMTSNFNVRLDAAISDGQATIMANPKVVAQDNKEANINIVNKYPVLKTLTTTTGTQTDVEFLEVGQKLSLTPRIDPSGFVTMELSPEVSVEGGSALVNGNSVPVVNSRSVKTSMRVRDKESIVIGGLKRTEAVTTVSKVPILGDIPLLGLLFRNNDVRNRQTDIVIIVTPYIQTRISPSTDTVPSNSGGPASGGAAPPSF; from the coding sequence ATGCGGCCAACTAAGCTGAAGTGGAAGGTGGCGCGCGCAGCGCTCGCGACGAGCGTCGCCCTGGGCGCCATGGGCGTCAACATGGGCCCGAGCTTCGCGCAGATCAAGGACGCCACGGGCGCCAGTGCCGTGACCGACCGGACGGCGACGCCCGAGCGCCCCAAGCTGATCACCAACCCGACCCTCTTGACCCTCAACCTCGCCAACGCCGACGTGCGGGCGCTCCTGGACATGATGGGCAAGAAGGGCGGCATGAACCTGCTCATCGACGATTCGGTGACGGGGATGGTCTCGCTCTCGCTCAAGGCGGTGCCGCTCGATGAGGCCCTGAACCTGGTTCTCAAGATGAGGGGGCTTTCGGCTCGCCGTATCGGCGGGAGCCTGCTCATCGCCTCGGAGGAGTCCTTCCGCAAGAAGGGCTTCTCGGGGACGCAGACGGCCCTCTTGCGCTTCGACAACGCCAAGGTCGAGGACGTCGAGAAGATCATGAAGGACGCCCTGAGCGACGGCGCGGGCGGGGGTCAGGGGGGTGCTCCCGGTCAGGGGATGGCCGTGAACACGGTCAACGCCAAGATCATCAAGGACGACCGGACCAACTCGCTGCTCATCACCGCTCCCGAGGACATCATCGACCGGGCGCGGGCCCTCAAGGCGCTCTTGGACGTCCCGACCCCCCAGGTCGAGATCGAGGTCAAGGTCCTGGAACTGTCGGACAGCGCGAGCCGAAAGCTGGGCTTCAATTACGGCTACGGCGGCGGGAAGTTCGGCCTCGGCTACAACAACAGCAATCCGGACGCGACGGCGGGCGGTCCCGGCAACCAGGCGGGCAATCCGAGCACGGCGGCCGATGGTATCAGCCTGACGTTCAGCGCGCTGGGCAACATGACCTCCAACTTCAACGTTCGCCTCGACGCGGCGATCTCGGATGGCCAGGCCACCATCATGGCCAACCCCAAGGTCGTCGCCCAGGACAACAAAGAAGCGAACATCAACATCGTCAACAAGTACCCCGTCCTCAAGACGCTCACGACGACGACCGGCACCCAGACCGACGTGGAGTTCCTCGAGGTGGGCCAGAAGCTCTCCCTCACCCCGCGGATCGATCCTTCGGGCTTCGTGACGATGGAGCTCTCGCCGGAGGTGAGCGTCGAAGGCGGCTCCGCCCTGGTCAACGGCAACTCGGTCCCCGTGGTGAACTCGCGATCGGTCAAGACCAGCATGCGGGTGAGGGACAAGGAGAGCATCGTGATCGGCGGCCTGAAGCGGACCGAGGCGGTCACGACGGTGAGCAAGGTGCCCATCCTCGGCGACATCCCGCTGCTCGGCTTGCTGTTTCGCAACAACGACGTGCGCAACCGTCAGACGGATATCGTCATCATCGTGACTCCCTACATCCAGACGCGGATCTCGCCCTCGACCGATACGGTCCCCTCCAATTCCGGTGGTCCCGCGTCGGGTGGCGCAGCGCCGCCCTCATTCTAG
- a CDS encoding helix-turn-helix transcriptional regulator gives MIAERLAERLSELRKAASMTQSQLAERAGISRAYLAALERGFSSATKAPPNPSRQVLEDLARALGVERAALLGDRTHQPSLPFPEPSPLPALRHLGCAPGPVPAEDGSPWALPEAEGVVEVGLEVDEGLGLVPGDSVLIRWLSPVDEEPEGLCLIEQSGRWAWGRIAYIAKQPFMSAPDGSYRPFPKGAIAKAVAIALVRRLHEPSNGA, from the coding sequence GTGATCGCCGAGCGTCTGGCCGAGCGCCTTTCCGAGCTGCGCAAGGCCGCGAGCATGACCCAGTCGCAGCTCGCCGAGCGCGCGGGCATCAGTCGCGCCTACCTGGCGGCTCTGGAGCGCGGCTTCTCGAGCGCGACCAAAGCGCCTCCCAACCCCTCGCGCCAGGTACTCGAAGACCTGGCGCGCGCGCTCGGCGTCGAGCGCGCGGCGCTCCTGGGGGATCGCACCCACCAGCCGAGCCTGCCGTTTCCCGAGCCGTCGCCCTTGCCTGCTCTCAGGCACCTCGGGTGTGCCCCGGGGCCCGTGCCCGCCGAGGACGGCTCTCCCTGGGCGTTGCCCGAGGCCGAGGGCGTGGTCGAGGTGGGTCTGGAGGTGGACGAGGGCCTGGGGCTCGTGCCCGGCGATTCGGTCCTGATCCGCTGGCTCTCGCCCGTCGACGAGGAGCCCGAGGGGCTTTGCCTCATCGAGCAGAGCGGACGATGGGCCTGGGGGCGGATCGCCTACATTGCCAAGCAGCCGTTCATGAGCGCTCCGGATGGGAGCTATCGGCCCTTTCCGAAGGGCGCGATCGCGAAAGCCGTGGCGATCGCCCTCGTTCGGCGGTTGCACGAACCCTCGAACGGGGCATAA
- the secG gene encoding preprotein translocase subunit SecG, translated as MPFFKVFLSISQVFLSIALIVAVLLHSAKGEGLAGIGGQAHMFGSQKGVEAGLNRITTVIAACWILVAIALAVIGRSGL; from the coding sequence ATGCCCTTCTTTAAAGTCTTCTTGAGCATTTCGCAGGTCTTCCTCTCGATCGCCCTGATCGTCGCCGTGCTGTTGCACTCCGCCAAGGGCGAAGGGCTCGCCGGTATCGGCGGACAGGCGCACATGTTCGGAAGCCAGAAGGGCGTGGAAGCCGGTCTCAACCGGATCACGACGGTCATCGCCGCCTGCTGGATCCTGGTGGCGATCGCGCTGGCGGTCATCGGCCGCTCGGGTCTCTAG
- a CDS encoding ABC transporter substrate-binding protein, giving the protein MVRQLHRTLLPAILAVTLGLTGCFASNSKRPEPVPYDKVTYSIPNPKVQSGTLGKGQRILTGVFSSEPNSFNKFYAEGVNSQYALTFMYEGLVESNPKTAAVEPGLAESWTVSPDNKTFVFKLREGLKWSDGHPLTADDVVFTFNEIICSPNFPDNRQVDGVKIDGKFPKVTKIDDLHVKFELPRVFGPFLSTVAGTAFVPKHQWEPLVKEKDKSGRPKLYQAFGVNDDVTKLIGSGPYTIAEYIPGQHILLNRNPYYGLRVDEAKKPLPYSDQVLLLITPNFSTESLKMMAKEADFMLEQVRSKDYQLMKPMEKTSGFTVADGGTDFGSFSVYINMSRDKGPNGEYYVPLKKQRWFNNVHFRRALSHSLDRDTVITNLALNLAEPAYGPLSSSNPYYTDDVPKYSYNLAKAKEELVKGGFKWDSQGRCLDEQGNPVDFDLLVYSESPNSIPFGNIFKADLEKNGIKLNVKPITFNALVDRTGKSLDYDTCIMGFTGSTEPNTGANLWTSDGTLHMFNQRSPKSTYKAPNNPWETRIDRIFSEASGTMDENKRKALFAEWQRIVADELPLLHIYNKTAFYVYRSSLQNTEPTALTATFMYHPFVNFWQMYAE; this is encoded by the coding sequence ATGGTCCGTCAATTGCATCGCACTCTCCTCCCTGCAATCCTGGCTGTCACCCTCGGTCTTACCGGCTGCTTCGCTTCGAACAGCAAGCGCCCTGAGCCGGTTCCCTACGACAAGGTCACCTACTCGATCCCCAACCCCAAGGTCCAGAGCGGCACGCTCGGCAAGGGGCAGCGGATCCTGACGGGGGTCTTCTCGTCCGAGCCCAACTCCTTCAACAAGTTTTACGCCGAAGGCGTCAACTCGCAGTACGCCCTGACCTTCATGTACGAGGGCCTGGTCGAGTCGAACCCCAAGACCGCCGCGGTCGAGCCCGGTCTCGCCGAGTCCTGGACGGTGTCGCCCGACAACAAGACCTTCGTCTTCAAGCTGCGCGAGGGGCTCAAGTGGTCCGACGGCCACCCCCTCACCGCCGACGACGTGGTCTTCACCTTCAACGAGATCATCTGCAGCCCCAACTTCCCTGACAACCGGCAGGTGGACGGGGTCAAGATCGACGGCAAGTTCCCCAAGGTCACCAAGATCGACGATCTGCACGTCAAGTTCGAGCTGCCGCGCGTGTTCGGGCCCTTCTTGAGCACCGTCGCCGGCACCGCCTTCGTGCCCAAGCACCAGTGGGAGCCCCTGGTCAAGGAGAAGGACAAGAGCGGCCGTCCCAAGCTGTACCAGGCCTTCGGGGTCAACGACGACGTCACCAAGCTGATCGGCAGTGGTCCCTACACCATCGCCGAGTACATCCCGGGCCAGCACATCCTCCTCAACCGCAACCCCTACTACGGGCTGCGGGTCGACGAGGCGAAGAAGCCCCTGCCTTACTCGGACCAGGTTCTCTTGCTCATCACCCCCAACTTCTCGACCGAGTCGCTGAAGATGATGGCCAAGGAAGCGGACTTCATGCTCGAGCAGGTCCGTTCCAAGGACTACCAGCTCATGAAGCCCATGGAGAAGACCAGCGGCTTCACCGTCGCCGACGGGGGCACCGACTTCGGCAGCTTCTCGGTCTACATCAACATGAGCCGGGACAAGGGCCCGAACGGCGAGTACTACGTGCCGCTCAAGAAGCAGCGCTGGTTCAACAACGTCCACTTCCGCCGCGCGCTGAGCCACAGCCTCGACCGCGACACGGTCATCACCAACCTGGCCCTGAACCTCGCCGAGCCCGCCTACGGCCCGCTCTCGTCGAGCAACCCCTACTACACCGACGACGTGCCCAAGTACTCCTACAACCTGGCCAAGGCCAAGGAAGAGCTCGTGAAGGGCGGCTTCAAGTGGGATTCGCAGGGTCGCTGCCTCGATGAGCAGGGCAACCCGGTCGATTTCGACCTCCTGGTCTACTCGGAGAGCCCCAACTCGATCCCCTTCGGCAACATCTTCAAGGCGGACCTCGAGAAGAACGGCATCAAGCTCAACGTGAAGCCGATCACCTTCAACGCCCTGGTGGACCGGACGGGCAAGAGCCTGGACTACGACACCTGCATCATGGGCTTCACCGGCAGCACCGAGCCCAACACCGGCGCGAACCTCTGGACGAGCGACGGTACCCTGCACATGTTCAACCAGCGCTCGCCCAAGTCGACCTACAAGGCTCCGAACAACCCGTGGGAGACCCGCATCGACCGGATCTTCAGCGAGGCGAGCGGCACCATGGACGAGAACAAGCGCAAGGCGCTGTTCGCGGAGTGGCAGCGCATCGTCGCCGACGAGTTGCCGTTGCTGCACATCTACAACAAGACGGCGTTCTACGTGTACCGCTCGAGCCTCCAGAACACCGAACCCACGGCCCTCACGGCCACGTTCATGTACCATCCGTTCGTGAATTTCTGGCAGATGTACGCGGAGTAA
- a CDS encoding ABC transporter permease, which produces MFRYLIKRLLQMIPLLIIISVISFGVTKLAPGDFLSKMEMNPNVSAETIKKERERLGLDQPIHIQYLRWAGNFAKGDMGISFTYNAPVAAVIGQKLGNTLILGLAAMLFTWLIAIPLGIYSAVRQYSLGDKVASIFSFVSLGIPDFFLALLLLYFASRTGIFPIGGMMSPQSFTFPWYQQALDLLYHLIVPTIAVGIGSIAILQRRMRGNMLDVLGEEYIRTARAKGLPENKVIYKHAVRNAINPMVTLLGYDLAALLSGFALVENVVGWPGLGQLMLQAMVGMDMTLSMAGLMIGATMLIVGNLLADLLLAAVDPRIKLEA; this is translated from the coding sequence GTGTTTCGCTATCTCATCAAGCGCCTCCTTCAGATGATCCCCCTCTTGATCATCATCTCGGTGATCTCGTTCGGGGTCACCAAGCTCGCGCCCGGCGACTTCCTCTCCAAGATGGAGATGAACCCCAACGTCAGCGCCGAGACCATCAAGAAGGAGCGGGAGCGCCTGGGCCTCGACCAGCCGATCCACATCCAGTACCTGCGCTGGGCCGGCAACTTCGCCAAGGGCGACATGGGCATCTCGTTCACCTACAACGCCCCGGTGGCGGCGGTGATCGGCCAGAAGCTCGGCAACACCCTGATCCTGGGGCTCGCCGCCATGCTCTTCACCTGGCTCATCGCCATCCCGCTAGGCATCTACTCGGCGGTGCGGCAGTACTCGCTGGGGGACAAGGTCGCCTCGATCTTCTCGTTCGTGAGCCTGGGCATCCCTGACTTCTTCCTGGCGCTGCTCTTGCTCTACTTCGCGTCGCGCACGGGGATCTTCCCCATCGGCGGCATGATGAGCCCGCAGTCCTTCACCTTCCCGTGGTACCAGCAGGCGCTCGATCTGCTCTACCACCTGATCGTGCCGACCATCGCGGTGGGCATCGGCTCGATCGCGATCCTTCAGCGCCGCATGCGCGGCAACATGCTCGACGTGCTGGGCGAGGAGTACATCCGCACCGCCCGCGCCAAGGGCCTGCCCGAGAACAAGGTCATCTACAAGCACGCGGTCCGCAACGCCATCAACCCCATGGTCACCCTCTTGGGTTACGACCTCGCGGCGCTCCTCTCGGGCTTCGCGCTGGTCGAGAACGTGGTGGGCTGGCCGGGCCTCGGTCAGCTGATGCTGCAGGCGATGGTGGGCATGGACATGACCCTCTCGATGGCCGGCCTGATGATCGGCGCCACCATGCTGATCGTGGGCAACCTGCTCGCCGACTTGCTGCTCGCCGCGGTTGATCCGCGCATCAAACTGGAGGCCTAG
- a CDS encoding ABC transporter permease, giving the protein MVSSRVRVWRRFRKHKMAMAAGAVLIVMYLVMLFASFIAPYTDATEHRTLSLAPPTPIHVMHEGKFIGPFVYNAVRHFDPDTRLMSYQEDRSKPYRFQFFAKGDPHKLLWVIPTDRHLFGVAKPGNVFLFGTDQMGRDLLSRILYGSRVSLTVGIIAMAIYIPIGLTVGGIAGYFGGWVDNTLMRIVEALMAFPSFYLLLALFAATQKWEITSFQRYIVITAILSLLAWTGLARVIRGMVLSIKQNEYIEASKAAGASSWWIITKHVLPQTSTWVIISASLSVPSFILSESALSMLGVGVQEPAASWGNMLNQALDIPSLTLYPWLTLPGFFITIAIVAFNFLGDGLRDAFDTKRRV; this is encoded by the coding sequence ATGGTCTCCTCGCGCGTCCGCGTGTGGCGCCGCTTCCGCAAGCACAAGATGGCCATGGCGGCCGGCGCGGTGCTCATCGTCATGTACCTGGTGATGCTCTTCGCGAGCTTCATCGCCCCGTACACCGACGCCACCGAGCATCGCACCCTCTCGCTCGCGCCGCCCACTCCGATCCACGTCATGCACGAGGGCAAGTTCATCGGGCCCTTCGTCTACAACGCGGTCCGGCACTTCGACCCTGATACCCGGCTCATGAGCTATCAGGAGGATCGGAGCAAGCCCTATCGCTTTCAGTTCTTCGCCAAGGGCGACCCCCACAAGCTGCTGTGGGTGATCCCGACCGATCGCCACCTGTTCGGGGTCGCGAAGCCCGGTAACGTCTTCCTGTTCGGTACCGACCAGATGGGTCGCGACCTGCTCTCGCGCATCCTGTACGGCTCGCGGGTGTCGCTGACCGTCGGCATCATCGCCATGGCGATCTACATCCCCATCGGTCTCACGGTGGGCGGCATCGCCGGGTACTTCGGCGGCTGGGTGGACAACACCTTGATGCGCATCGTCGAAGCCCTGATGGCCTTCCCCTCGTTCTACCTGCTCTTGGCGCTGTTCGCGGCGACCCAGAAGTGGGAGATTACCTCGTTCCAGCGCTACATCGTCATCACGGCCATCCTGAGTTTGCTCGCGTGGACGGGCCTGGCCCGTGTCATCCGAGGCATGGTGCTCTCGATCAAGCAGAACGAGTACATCGAGGCCTCGAAGGCCGCCGGCGCCTCGTCCTGGTGGATCATCACCAAGCACGTCCTACCGCAGACCTCGACCTGGGTCATCATCAGCGCCTCGCTGTCGGTGCCGAGCTTCATCCTGAGCGAGTCGGCGCTGTCCATGCTGGGCGTGGGCGTGCAGGAGCCCGCGGCGAGCTGGGGCAACATGCTCAACCAGGCGCTCGACATCCCGAGCTTGACGCTCTACCCCTGGCTGACCCTGCCCGGCTTCTTCATCACTATCGCGATCGTCGCCTTCAACTTCCTGGGCGACGGCCTGCGCGACGCGTTCGATACCAAGCGCCGGGTCTAA